A region from the Vibrio sp. SS-MA-C1-2 genome encodes:
- a CDS encoding nucleobase:cation symporter-2 family protein, with translation MKLLYTLDEKPPHGLTLLLALQHMLASIGGIVAVPLIVGGSIGLPPNEVINLISAALFVSGAVTIVQCLGIGPFGVRLPAVMGCSFAFLGTCIAVGQEHGMSGIMGASLVGSLVVVFSSFYMVQLRKLFPSLVSGVVVTLIGLTILPVAMDWIGNAPIDSPEFAQPKNIFLAFVSLAIVMAVSVYCKGAIAASAIVIGLVGGYLIAIPMGMVDVASIGEAQWFATPKPLKYGLSFSIPAIISMSLVFIVVVAEAMGDFVALGANCHKNLDGKDLKRGLIVDGLGSTFGALMSAMPVANFAQNVGIVGLSGVASRFVVAVTGGLLIVAGLFPKFAALAITIPPPVLGGVGFVMFGMIAYAGIRMMVQAADSRRNAIVVCVGLASGLAVTMRPELLNHFPDDLKMIFHSGITTGTAASVVLNLILPKDKEIDSENDNAELTAKSILVKNKKVSQIPTEA, from the coding sequence ATGAAGCTACTTTATACCCTAGATGAAAAACCGCCACATGGTTTAACCTTACTTTTAGCCTTACAGCACATGCTTGCTTCTATTGGTGGTATTGTCGCTGTACCTTTAATTGTGGGGGGATCTATCGGATTACCACCAAATGAAGTTATAAATTTAATCTCTGCTGCCCTGTTTGTATCTGGTGCAGTCACAATTGTTCAATGTCTTGGTATTGGTCCTTTCGGTGTGCGTTTACCTGCTGTTATGGGCTGTAGTTTTGCTTTTTTAGGAACCTGTATTGCTGTAGGCCAAGAACACGGAATGAGTGGCATCATGGGTGCATCCCTTGTTGGTTCTTTAGTTGTTGTTTTTTCAAGTTTTTACATGGTTCAGTTACGTAAGTTATTTCCAAGTCTTGTCAGTGGTGTCGTTGTGACCTTAATTGGTTTGACAATTCTTCCCGTTGCAATGGATTGGATCGGTAATGCACCGATTGATAGTCCTGAGTTTGCACAGCCAAAGAATATTTTCTTAGCCTTCGTGTCATTAGCGATTGTGATGGCTGTTTCTGTTTACTGTAAAGGCGCAATAGCGGCTTCTGCCATTGTTATCGGTTTAGTTGGTGGATACCTCATTGCCATTCCGATGGGGATGGTTGATGTTGCGAGCATTGGAGAAGCTCAATGGTTTGCAACGCCAAAGCCATTAAAGTATGGATTGAGTTTTTCAATTCCAGCCATTATTAGTATGAGTTTAGTTTTTATTGTCGTTGTGGCAGAAGCGATGGGTGATTTTGTTGCCCTTGGTGCAAACTGTCATAAAAATTTAGATGGTAAAGATCTTAAACGTGGACTGATTGTTGATGGTCTCGGCAGTACTTTTGGTGCCTTAATGTCAGCAATGCCAGTAGCAAATTTTGCTCAAAATGTCGGTATTGTTGGTTTAAGTGGTGTCGCAAGTCGATTTGTGGTTGCCGTAACAGGTGGGTTACTGATTGTTGCTGGTCTTTTCCCTAAATTTGCCGCGTTAGCGATTACTATTCCACCTCCAGTTTTAGGTGGTGTTGGTTTTGTGATGTTTGGCATGATTGCTTATGCTGGTATTCGAATGATGGTTCAGGCGGCTGACTCTCGTCGAAATGCGATTGTTGTCTGTGTTGGTTTAGCTTCTGGTCTTGCAGTGACTATGCGCCCAGAACTTTTAAATCACTTTCCTGATGATCTAAAAATGATCTTTCATTCAGGTATCACAACAGGCACTGCAGCGAGTGTTGTTCTGAATTTAATCTTACCTAAAGATAAAGAGATCGACAGCGAAAATGATAATGCCGAATTAACTGCAAAATCAATACTGGTTAAAAACAAGAAAGTTTCCCAAATCCCAACGGAAGCATAA